From the genome of Streptomyces sp. NBC_01317, one region includes:
- a CDS encoding VOC family protein: MLTTPFVTGSPNWTDLATPDREGAVDFYRGVFGWEYVSAGPDTGGYGMFQLGGGTVAGVMPIPEGQAPPAWSLYFQTPDAEATARAVEAGGGSVVYGPMDVMDLGRMAVFADRAGAGFAVWQPGGNKGLDLVNVPGALTWGELYTPDEDAAFSFYSAVFGWEAISTPIPGGNGTYRMVNPAGQGSDAMFGGFVPLGSDPTEADSDPHWLLYFAVTDCDATVTRARTLGGTVRTPPVDLEGVGRFAKLTDPYGASFAIMQGVTPAI, translated from the coding sequence ATGCTCACCACCCCGTTTGTCACAGGCTCTCCCAACTGGACCGATCTCGCCACACCCGATCGGGAGGGGGCGGTCGACTTCTACCGGGGCGTTTTCGGCTGGGAGTACGTGTCGGCGGGCCCCGACACCGGCGGCTACGGCATGTTCCAGCTGGGCGGCGGGACCGTCGCCGGGGTGATGCCGATTCCGGAGGGGCAGGCGCCGCCGGCCTGGTCGCTGTACTTCCAGACACCCGACGCCGAGGCCACGGCGAGGGCCGTCGAGGCGGGCGGCGGGTCCGTCGTGTACGGGCCGATGGATGTCATGGACCTCGGCAGGATGGCGGTCTTCGCCGACCGGGCGGGCGCGGGCTTCGCGGTCTGGCAGCCCGGCGGTAACAAGGGCCTCGACCTCGTCAACGTGCCGGGCGCCCTCACGTGGGGCGAGCTGTACACCCCGGACGAGGACGCCGCGTTCAGCTTCTACAGCGCGGTCTTCGGCTGGGAGGCGATCAGCACGCCGATCCCGGGCGGCAACGGGACGTACCGGATGGTCAATCCCGCGGGCCAGGGCTCGGACGCCATGTTCGGGGGCTTCGTACCGCTCGGCTCCGACCCGACCGAGGCGGACAGTGATCCGCACTGGCTGCTTTACTTCGCGGTCACGGACTGCGACGCTACAGTCACGAGGGCTCGGACCCTCGGCGGTACGGTCCGGACGCCACCGGTCGATCTGGAGGGAGTGGGCCGGTTCGCGAAGCTCACGGACCCGTACGGGGCGTCCTTCGCGATCATGCAGGGCGTCACGCCGGCGATCTGA
- a CDS encoding acyl-ACP desaturase has translation MTITSPHLGSSDAWTDARLLYALEEVVEKELNRHLKVAKDWMPHEYVPFSDGRNFTGIFEDGEAWDPAQSKVTDIGKIALVVNLLTEDNLPSYHHEIASLFGRDGAWGTWVHRWTAEEGRHGIVMRDYLLTSRAVDPDKLEQFRMTHMSEGFTSDNRHSMLHSVAYVAFQELATRVSHRNTGHQSGDPVCDRMLARIATDENLHMVFYRNLLGAAFEIAPDMTMQAVRDVVVDFRMPGHGMPGFERAAAQMAIGEIYNMRIHHDDVLQPVLRYLKVLDIDGLGAEGLKAQEELGLYMGGLDSEARKFDEKLAARKARMAARAAG, from the coding sequence GTGACGATCACCTCTCCCCACCTCGGCAGTTCGGACGCGTGGACCGACGCGCGACTGCTGTACGCGCTGGAAGAGGTCGTGGAGAAGGAACTCAACCGTCATCTCAAGGTGGCAAAAGACTGGATGCCGCACGAGTACGTCCCCTTCTCGGACGGCCGCAACTTCACCGGGATCTTCGAGGACGGTGAGGCCTGGGACCCCGCTCAGTCCAAGGTCACCGACATCGGCAAGATCGCTCTCGTGGTGAACCTCCTCACCGAGGACAACCTCCCCAGTTACCACCACGAGATCGCCTCCCTCTTCGGCCGCGACGGAGCGTGGGGCACCTGGGTGCACCGCTGGACCGCGGAGGAGGGCCGGCACGGCATCGTGATGCGCGACTACCTGCTCACGTCCCGGGCCGTCGACCCGGACAAGCTGGAGCAGTTCCGGATGACACACATGTCGGAGGGCTTCACGTCCGACAACCGCCACTCGATGCTGCACTCGGTGGCGTACGTGGCGTTCCAGGAGCTGGCGACCCGCGTCTCGCACCGCAACACCGGCCACCAGTCGGGCGATCCGGTCTGCGACCGGATGCTGGCCCGCATCGCCACGGACGAGAACCTGCACATGGTGTTCTACCGGAACCTGCTGGGCGCGGCCTTCGAGATCGCCCCCGACATGACCATGCAGGCCGTGCGTGACGTGGTCGTGGACTTCCGCATGCCGGGACACGGCATGCCCGGTTTCGAGCGCGCGGCCGCGCAGATGGCCATAGGTGAGATCTACAACATGCGGATCCACCACGACGACGTGCTCCAGCCGGTGCTCCGCTACCTCAAGGTCCTGGACATCGACGGGCTCGGCGCCGAGGGTCTCAAGGCGCAGGAGGAGCTGGGGCTGTACATGGGCGGGCTGGACAGCGAGGCGCGCAAGTTCGACGAGAAGCTGGCCGCCCGCAAGGCGCGGATGGCGGCGCGCGCCGCCGGCTGA
- a CDS encoding YciI family protein, which translates to MFVLELTYTAPVERVDALLTAHVSWLDALYDSGVFLASGRKNPRDGGVILAVGGDREEIERLAATDPFVTGGVCAYRITEFAATKTAPALAPYREELPG; encoded by the coding sequence ATGTTCGTACTGGAATTGACCTACACGGCGCCCGTCGAGCGGGTGGACGCGCTGCTGACCGCCCATGTGTCGTGGCTCGACGCGTTGTACGACTCCGGGGTCTTCCTCGCCTCCGGCCGCAAGAACCCCCGCGACGGCGGCGTGATCCTCGCGGTGGGCGGCGACCGCGAGGAGATCGAACGGCTCGCCGCGACGGACCCGTTCGTGACCGGCGGGGTGTGCGCCTACCGGATCACGGAGTTCGCCGCGACGAAGACCGCCCCCGCGCTCGCCCCGTACCGCGAGGAGCTGCCCGGGTAG
- a CDS encoding TetR/AcrR family transcriptional regulator, producing the protein MSGTRTGSAAAGSRPGRAGPTDRRVKRGNQTRRLVLDRTMDVASVEGLEGLSLGRIASELTLSKSGVFALFGSKEELQLATVRAAVDVYIAHVVRPTREVAPGAERVWALCRNWLMYSANRVFRGGCFFYGVSAEFDARDGAVHDAIAKASADWVSYVERTLDGARRAGGLAAGTDVPQLGFEIRALMEASNARSVLLREAIAYERAGKGILDRLRAVATDPGALPEGPGEIRVPETA; encoded by the coding sequence ATGAGCGGCACACGTACGGGCAGCGCGGCGGCCGGGAGCCGCCCCGGTCGGGCCGGGCCCACGGACCGGCGCGTCAAGCGCGGGAACCAGACACGGCGGCTGGTGCTCGACCGCACGATGGACGTGGCGTCGGTGGAAGGTCTCGAAGGCCTCTCCCTGGGCCGTATCGCGAGCGAGCTGACGCTGAGCAAGAGCGGGGTCTTCGCCCTCTTCGGCTCCAAGGAGGAGCTCCAGCTGGCGACGGTACGGGCGGCCGTGGACGTCTACATCGCGCACGTCGTACGGCCCACGCGTGAGGTGGCGCCGGGGGCGGAGCGGGTCTGGGCACTGTGCCGGAACTGGCTGATGTACTCCGCGAACCGCGTCTTCCGCGGCGGCTGCTTCTTCTACGGCGTCTCGGCGGAGTTCGACGCGCGCGACGGCGCGGTGCACGACGCGATCGCCAAGGCCAGTGCGGACTGGGTGAGTTACGTCGAACGCACCCTGGACGGCGCGCGGCGGGCGGGCGGTCTCGCGGCGGGCACCGACGTGCCCCAACTCGGCTTCGAGATCAGGGCGTTGATGGAGGCGTCCAACGCGCGGTCAGTGCTGCTCCGCGAGGCGATCGCATACGAGCGCGCGGGCAAGGGCATCCTGGACCGGCTGCGCGCGGTGGCGACCGACCCCGGGGCACTGCCGGAGGGGCCCGGCGAGATCAGGGTGCCGGAGACGGCGTGA
- a CDS encoding WD40/YVTN/BNR-like repeat-containing protein: MRPMGKLRRTVLAGLAVGVSGTALAAALAVPAQADGAARPDGASRADRADRAGGVPEGTDRTGGGALDWRLTDTGTDARFRGLAAVSRTSAWVAGSKGTVLRTSDGGRTWRDVSPAGAAEAELEFRDIEAFDGRRAVALAIGEGEASRIFRTEDGGTSWTESFRNTDARAFYDCVTFFDSRHGLAMSDPVDGKFRILSTRDGGASWKVLPDAGMPAALPGEAGFAASGQCLVASGPKDVWLATGGAATARVLHSADRGLHWTVTDSTIPAGDPARGVFGLAFRDRKHGLAVGGDYRADQASPRAASVTGDGGRTWRQATTPPPAYRSGVAWLPYSRSAALAVGPTGTDLTTDGGRTWRTVDTGSYDTVDCTADLGCWAAGEKGRVARLTSAKR; encoded by the coding sequence ATGAGACCCATGGGGAAGTTGCGGCGAACGGTGCTGGCGGGACTGGCAGTCGGGGTGAGCGGTACGGCACTCGCGGCGGCGCTCGCCGTACCGGCCCAGGCGGACGGGGCGGCACGGCCGGACGGTGCGTCACGCGCGGACCGCGCCGACCGCGCGGGCGGGGTGCCGGAGGGCACGGACCGGACCGGCGGCGGGGCGCTCGACTGGCGGCTGACCGACACCGGCACCGACGCGCGGTTCCGCGGCCTGGCGGCCGTCAGCCGTACGAGCGCCTGGGTCGCCGGCTCGAAGGGCACCGTGCTGCGCACCTCCGACGGAGGCCGTACCTGGCGTGACGTGTCGCCCGCGGGCGCGGCGGAGGCGGAGCTGGAGTTCCGGGACATCGAGGCGTTCGACGGGCGGCGCGCGGTGGCGCTGGCGATCGGGGAGGGCGAGGCGTCCCGCATCTTCCGTACGGAGGACGGCGGCACGAGCTGGACCGAGTCCTTCCGGAACACCGACGCCCGCGCCTTCTACGACTGCGTCACGTTCTTCGACAGCCGGCACGGGCTCGCCATGAGCGACCCGGTCGACGGCAAGTTCCGCATCCTGTCCACCCGGGACGGCGGCGCGTCCTGGAAGGTCCTGCCGGACGCGGGCATGCCGGCCGCCCTGCCGGGCGAGGCCGGGTTCGCGGCGAGCGGGCAGTGCCTGGTCGCGTCGGGGCCGAAGGACGTCTGGCTGGCCACCGGCGGCGCCGCGACGGCGCGTGTGCTGCACTCCGCCGACCGGGGTCTGCACTGGACCGTCACCGACTCCACGATCCCGGCCGGCGATCCGGCGCGGGGTGTGTTCGGCCTCGCCTTCCGTGACCGGAAGCACGGTCTGGCGGTCGGCGGCGACTACCGCGCCGACCAGGCGTCACCGCGCGCCGCGTCGGTCACCGGGGACGGCGGCCGCACCTGGCGGCAGGCCACGACCCCGCCGCCCGCCTACCGTTCGGGCGTGGCGTGGCTCCCGTACAGCCGTTCCGCGGCCCTGGCCGTCGGCCCGACGGGGACGGACCTGACGACGGACGGCGGCCGCACCTGGCGCACGGTCGACACCGGTTCGTACGACACCGTCGACTGCACGGCGGACCTGGGCTGCTGGGCGGCGGGGGAGAAGGGCCGGGTGGCCCGGCTCACGTCCGCGAAGCGCTGA
- a CDS encoding SsgA family sporulation/cell division regulator encodes MSPVIEQAVQARLVASVPRMETVPATLHYDQGDPFAVRMAFPPPATLEGTDVTWEFSRELLALGMTEPCGVGDVRVRPFGYGRTVVEFHAPEGTAMVHLRTSELRRFLERTQGLVPVGREHLYLDLDHDLKVLLRDAC; translated from the coding sequence GTGTCACCCGTCATCGAACAGGCCGTGCAGGCCCGGCTGGTCGCGTCCGTGCCCCGCATGGAGACCGTCCCCGCGACGCTGCACTACGACCAGGGGGACCCCTTCGCGGTGCGGATGGCGTTCCCACCCCCGGCGACGCTGGAGGGCACCGACGTCACCTGGGAGTTCTCCCGTGAGCTGCTGGCGCTCGGGATGACAGAACCGTGCGGGGTGGGGGACGTCCGCGTACGCCCCTTCGGGTACGGGAGGACGGTGGTGGAGTTCCACGCCCCGGAGGGGACCGCGATGGTCCACCTGCGGACGTCGGAGCTGCGCCGCTTCCTCGAACGCACGCAGGGGCTGGTGCCCGTCGGCCGCGAACACCTCTATCTGGACCTGGACCACGACCTCAAGGTGCTGCTGCGCGACGCCTGCTGA
- the ddaH gene encoding dimethylargininase, translating to MPSRKALIRRPGPRLTEGLVTHLERVPVDTELALRQWERYVGTLREHDWETVEVAPADDCPDAVFVEDTVVMFRNVALITRPGAASRRPETSAVEEELGRLGCSVNWVWEPGTLEGGDVLKIGDTIYVGQGGRTNAAGVQQLRAVFEPLGARVVAVPVSKVLHLKSAVTALPDSTVIGYEPLVDVHSVYPRFLPVPEEAGAHVVLLGGGRLLLAASAPKTAELFTDLGYEPVPVDISEFEKLEGCVTCLSVRLRDLYT from the coding sequence GTGCCCAGCAGGAAAGCCTTGATCCGCCGTCCAGGACCGCGCCTCACCGAGGGCCTGGTCACGCATCTCGAACGCGTCCCCGTCGACACCGAACTGGCCCTGCGGCAGTGGGAACGGTACGTCGGGACACTGCGCGAGCACGACTGGGAGACGGTCGAGGTGGCACCGGCCGACGACTGCCCGGACGCGGTGTTCGTCGAGGACACCGTGGTGATGTTCCGGAACGTGGCGCTGATAACCCGGCCGGGCGCCGCCTCCCGCAGGCCCGAGACCAGCGCGGTGGAGGAGGAGCTGGGGCGGCTCGGCTGCTCGGTGAACTGGGTGTGGGAGCCGGGCACGCTGGAGGGCGGCGACGTCCTCAAGATCGGCGACACGATCTACGTGGGGCAGGGCGGCCGGACGAACGCGGCCGGTGTGCAGCAGCTGCGGGCGGTGTTCGAGCCGCTGGGCGCGCGCGTGGTGGCCGTACCGGTGAGCAAGGTGCTGCACCTCAAGTCCGCGGTGACGGCGCTGCCCGACTCCACGGTCATCGGGTACGAGCCGCTGGTGGACGTGCACTCCGTCTATCCGCGCTTCCTGCCCGTCCCCGAGGAGGCCGGCGCGCACGTGGTGCTGCTCGGCGGCGGGAGGCTGCTGCTGGCGGCGAGCGCGCCCAAGACGGCGGAGCTGTTCACCGATCTCGGGTACGAGCCGGTGCCGGTGGACATCAGCGAGTTCGAGAAGCTGGAAGGGTGCGTGACCTGTCTCTCGGTGCGGCTGCGGGACCTCTACACCTGA
- a CDS encoding excinuclease ABC subunit UvrA, which yields MPQHIVITGARENNLRDVSLALPKNRITVFTGVSGSGKSSLVFGTVAVESQRQLNETFPSFIRNRLPRYERPRADAVDHLSVAIVVDQKPVGGNVRSTVGTMTDIYAILRVLFSRHGTPSAGAASAYSFNDPSGMCTACDGVGRVVRLDLDRAIDWSKSLDEGALLLPGLSVGGWEWQLYARSGRLDPAKPLGGFSEAERELLLYGGGFKVRVDLSSGSADTRFEGLVTRFTRLFLNRDTATLSERRKEAAARFTVERRCEECDGSRLNEAARATRIGGLTITDHTRMEVADLAGVLAALDDPVAAPVAAAARERLERLTGIGLGHLSLDRGTTTLSGGEGQRLKLVRHLGSSLTGLTYIFDEPSVGLHPRDVGRLNDLLVRLRDKGNTVLVVEHDPDVLAIADHVVDMGPGAGADGGRVVFEGPVELLREADTLTGRFLRRRTTVKESFRSPAGWCPVTGAALHNLKGIDVRFPAGVLTVVTGVAGSGKSTLVSEVFTAAYPEAIVIDQGPITASSRSTPASYLGVMDTIRALFAQENGVDPGLFSFNSTGACPECAGRGTLTTDLAFMDPVTTLCPACEGRRFHDGVRKHRLRGRSVVDVLGMTAAEALEFFEEKRLRRPLRALNDVGLSYLPLGRALSTLSGGERQRIKLATHLHRTGGVYVLDEPTTGLHLADVETLVALLERMVDAGNTVICVEHNMEVLKRADWVVDLGPDGGKHGGEVVFTGTPEGLLGHPTSFTAAHLRQDLAHP from the coding sequence ATGCCTCAGCACATCGTCATCACGGGTGCCCGTGAGAACAATCTCCGTGACGTCTCCCTCGCCCTCCCCAAGAACCGGATCACGGTCTTCACCGGCGTCTCGGGATCCGGTAAGTCGTCGCTCGTCTTCGGTACCGTCGCCGTGGAGTCGCAGCGTCAGTTGAACGAGACCTTCCCCTCGTTCATCAGGAACCGGCTGCCCCGGTACGAGCGGCCCCGGGCCGACGCCGTCGACCATCTCTCGGTGGCGATCGTGGTCGACCAGAAGCCGGTGGGCGGCAATGTCCGCTCGACCGTCGGCACGATGACGGACATCTACGCGATCCTCCGGGTGCTGTTCTCCCGCCACGGCACCCCGAGCGCCGGCGCGGCGAGCGCGTACTCCTTCAACGATCCGTCGGGGATGTGCACGGCCTGCGACGGCGTGGGCCGGGTGGTGCGGCTCGACCTCGACCGGGCGATCGACTGGTCCAAGTCCCTCGACGAGGGGGCGCTGCTGCTACCGGGGCTCTCCGTGGGCGGCTGGGAGTGGCAGCTGTACGCGCGCTCGGGCCGCCTCGACCCGGCGAAACCCCTGGGCGGGTTCAGCGAGGCCGAGCGGGAACTGCTGCTGTACGGGGGCGGCTTCAAGGTCCGGGTCGACCTGTCGAGCGGTTCGGCGGACACCCGGTTCGAGGGGCTCGTCACCCGTTTCACGCGGCTCTTCCTCAACCGGGACACCGCCACTCTTTCCGAGAGGCGCAAGGAGGCGGCGGCGCGTTTCACCGTCGAGCGGCGGTGCGAGGAGTGCGACGGGTCCCGGCTCAACGAGGCCGCGCGTGCCACCCGGATCGGCGGACTCACGATCACCGACCACACACGGATGGAGGTCGCCGATCTGGCCGGGGTGCTGGCGGCGCTGGACGATCCGGTGGCGGCCCCGGTCGCGGCGGCCGCGCGGGAGCGGCTGGAACGGCTGACCGGCATCGGGCTCGGCCACCTCAGCCTGGACCGCGGGACGACCACTCTGTCCGGCGGTGAGGGGCAGCGCCTCAAGCTGGTGCGGCACCTGGGGAGTTCGCTGACAGGACTCACGTACATCTTCGACGAGCCGAGCGTGGGCCTGCATCCCCGCGATGTCGGCCGGCTCAACGATCTGCTGGTGAGGCTGCGCGACAAGGGCAACACCGTGCTGGTGGTGGAGCACGACCCGGACGTGCTGGCCATCGCCGACCATGTCGTGGACATGGGCCCGGGCGCGGGCGCGGACGGCGGCCGGGTGGTGTTCGAGGGGCCCGTGGAGCTGCTGCGGGAGGCCGATACGCTCACCGGCCGCTTCCTGCGCCGCCGTACGACCGTGAAGGAGTCGTTCCGCTCCCCCGCCGGCTGGTGTCCGGTGACCGGGGCCGCTCTGCACAACCTGAAGGGGATCGACGTACGGTTCCCGGCCGGCGTGCTCACGGTGGTCACCGGCGTCGCGGGGTCCGGGAAGTCGACGCTCGTCTCCGAGGTGTTCACGGCGGCGTATCCGGAGGCGATCGTCATCGACCAGGGCCCGATCACCGCCTCGTCCCGGTCGACGCCGGCCTCGTACCTCGGCGTCATGGACACCATCCGCGCGCTCTTCGCCCAGGAGAACGGGGTGGACCCTGGGCTGTTCAGCTTCAACTCCACCGGCGCGTGCCCGGAGTGCGCGGGGCGCGGGACCCTCACCACCGATCTGGCCTTCATGGATCCGGTCACCACGCTCTGCCCGGCCTGCGAGGGCCGGCGCTTCCACGACGGCGTACGGAAACACCGCCTGCGGGGGCGGTCTGTCGTCGACGTGCTGGGGATGACGGCGGCGGAGGCGCTGGAGTTCTTCGAGGAGAAGCGGCTGCGGCGGCCGCTGCGGGCGCTCAACGACGTGGGCCTGAGCTATCTGCCGCTGGGCCGGGCGCTCAGCACGCTCTCCGGCGGTGAGCGCCAGCGCATCAAGCTCGCCACCCATCTGCACCGTACAGGCGGTGTGTACGTCCTGGACGAACCCACCACGGGACTGCACCTGGCCGATGTGGAGACGCTGGTGGCACTGCTGGAGCGGATGGTCGACGCGGGGAACACGGTGATCTGCGTCGAGCACAACATGGAGGTCCTCAAGCGCGCGGACTGGGTGGTCGACCTGGGCCCGGACGGCGGCAAACACGGCGGCGAGGTCGTCTTCACGGGCACGCCGGAGGGGCTGCTCGGCCATCCCACCTCGTTCACCGCCGCACACCTCCGGCAGGATCTGGCACATCCGTAG
- a CDS encoding WhiB family transcriptional regulator — MSINTTGTSTTTSGVISLERELSWQESALCAQTGADFFFPAPGSSTREAKQLCGACEGREACLSYALDNDERFGVWGGLSEKERQRLRRNRA, encoded by the coding sequence ATGTCGATCAACACCACGGGGACCAGTACCACCACGAGCGGCGTCATCAGCCTGGAACGTGAACTCTCCTGGCAGGAGAGCGCGTTGTGCGCCCAGACCGGAGCGGACTTCTTCTTTCCCGCCCCCGGCTCCTCCACCCGGGAGGCCAAACAGCTCTGCGGCGCGTGCGAGGGCCGCGAGGCGTGCCTGTCGTACGCGCTCGACAACGACGAGCGGTTCGGGGTGTGGGGCGGACTCTCCGAGAAGGAGCGCCAGCGCCTGCGCAGGAACCGCGCATGA
- a CDS encoding endonuclease V has translation MTPFETPADETAARAVQDELRGLVVLDEPGPEPGTGLVTGVDVAYDDERDVVAAAAVVLDAATLAVVDEATAVGRVTFPYVPGLLAFREIPTVLAALAALSSPPGLIVCDGYGRAHPRRFGLASHLGVVTGLPVIGVAKNPFLFTYEDPGPERGDSTPLLADDAEEVGRALRTQRNVKPVFVSVGHRVTLSTACAHTLRLSPDYRLPETTRRADTLCRRALREATA, from the coding sequence ATGACACCGTTCGAGACGCCCGCCGACGAGACGGCGGCCCGCGCCGTCCAGGACGAACTGCGCGGGCTGGTCGTCCTGGACGAGCCGGGACCGGAGCCCGGCACCGGCCTGGTGACCGGCGTCGACGTGGCGTACGACGACGAACGGGACGTCGTCGCGGCGGCGGCCGTGGTGCTGGACGCCGCGACCCTGGCGGTGGTGGACGAGGCCACCGCGGTGGGCCGCGTCACCTTCCCCTACGTGCCAGGGCTGTTGGCGTTCCGCGAGATCCCGACCGTCCTGGCCGCCCTCGCGGCGCTCTCCTCGCCCCCCGGCCTGATCGTCTGCGACGGCTACGGCCGCGCCCACCCCCGCCGCTTCGGCCTCGCCAGTCACCTCGGCGTGGTCACCGGCCTGCCGGTGATCGGCGTAGCGAAGAACCCATTCCTGTTCACGTACGAGGACCCGGGCCCGGAGCGAGGCGACTCCACCCCACTCCTGGCGGACGACGCCGAGGAGGTAGGCCGAGCGCTACGCACCCAGCGGAACGTCAAACCGGTCTTCGTCTCCGTGGGCCACCGAGTCACTCTCTCCACGGCTTGCGCCCACACCCTCCGGCTGTCCCCTGACTACCGCCTCCCGGAAACCACCCGCCGAGCCGACACCCTCTGCCGCCGAGCGCTCCGCGAGGCAACAGCCTGA
- a CDS encoding CASTOR/POLLUX-related putative ion channel, whose product MAHTKGRLPVSLRDRARYRFDRTLARSTGTLMGWLILTCLAVVVPVSVLLVWTDPDSPHSLSGRLTAAWRTSAETLRLGAISGTPLRMVLSALLGLVALLCVSTLIGVITNSLAERMAELSRGRSTVLEHGHVLVLGWSDQVTTVVGELVSAQAPRRSRAIVLLADRDKTGMEQALAARAGGARLICRSGPPSDPAVLALVSPRTASTVLVLPPGGPASDPEVLRVLLALRAVAGEGPGGPPVLAAVRDDRYRASARLAAGPRATILETDAVTARLVAQCVGRPGLSLVLRDLLDFAGDEFHLTDATAFSGAPFGTALLGHADSCVIGLLTPQGRTLLNPPADTTVTPGTRLIVLARDEAGTRPEDCRHLVDTSVIAGDRPPPEHPAHLLMLGWNRRAPLVVEQLRRTARPGSVLDIVTDRSLPGPREPEAVAATAAEAEAAQDVDRLAVRSRTATLSRPETLLGLDLAPYDGLVVLGPDPGDGPDRPDDWTLVALLALRLLEERAGGRELRVVSELTDDRNRPLAPVNPGSDVIVSGELTGLLMAQIAQNHHLAPVFDELFSAEGSRLCLRAAGTYVRAGCEATFATVVAAARDRGECAIGYRRHDRRMSAPDYGVRLNPPKGERREWSTGDHVVVVTTDPTVPGRAAGTVRAPAAGTAGEDGEAGEGRPPERARPEPGIR is encoded by the coding sequence GTGGCACACACCAAGGGGCGGCTCCCGGTCTCGCTGCGGGACCGGGCGCGCTACCGGTTCGACCGCACGCTGGCCCGCAGCACCGGCACACTGATGGGCTGGCTGATACTCACCTGCCTGGCCGTCGTCGTGCCGGTGAGCGTCCTGCTGGTGTGGACGGACCCCGATTCGCCGCACTCGTTGTCGGGCCGCCTGACGGCGGCGTGGCGGACCAGCGCGGAGACGCTGCGGCTGGGCGCGATCTCCGGAACGCCGCTGCGCATGGTCCTGTCGGCGCTGCTCGGACTGGTCGCCCTGCTGTGCGTGTCGACCCTGATCGGAGTGATCACCAACAGCCTGGCCGAACGGATGGCGGAGTTGAGCCGCGGGCGGTCGACGGTTCTGGAGCACGGCCATGTGCTGGTGCTCGGCTGGTCCGACCAGGTGACCACGGTGGTAGGGGAGTTGGTCTCGGCGCAGGCCCCGCGCCGGTCCCGGGCCATCGTCCTGCTCGCCGACCGGGACAAGACCGGGATGGAGCAGGCACTGGCCGCCCGGGCCGGCGGCGCCCGGCTCATCTGCCGCAGCGGTCCGCCGAGCGACCCCGCCGTACTGGCGCTGGTCAGCCCGCGGACGGCGAGCACCGTGCTGGTGCTGCCCCCGGGCGGGCCGGCGTCCGACCCCGAGGTGCTGCGGGTCCTGCTCGCGCTGCGTGCGGTCGCCGGCGAGGGGCCGGGCGGCCCACCGGTGCTGGCGGCGGTACGGGACGACCGCTACCGCGCGTCGGCCCGGCTGGCCGCCGGGCCACGTGCCACGATCCTGGAGACGGACGCGGTCACGGCCCGGCTCGTCGCGCAGTGTGTCGGCCGCCCCGGCCTCTCCCTCGTCCTGCGCGACCTCCTCGACTTCGCCGGTGACGAGTTCCACCTCACCGACGCCACCGCGTTCTCCGGCGCTCCTTTCGGTACGGCCCTGCTGGGCCATGCCGACTCCTGCGTGATCGGGCTGTTGACCCCGCAGGGCCGGACCCTGCTGAACCCGCCCGCCGACACCACGGTCACACCGGGGACCCGGCTGATCGTCCTGGCCCGCGACGAGGCCGGCACACGCCCGGAGGACTGCCGGCACCTCGTCGACACGTCGGTGATCGCCGGGGACCGGCCACCACCGGAGCATCCCGCGCACCTGCTGATGCTCGGCTGGAACCGCCGGGCTCCCCTGGTCGTGGAACAGCTCCGGCGCACGGCCCGGCCCGGTTCCGTCCTGGACATCGTGACGGACCGGTCCCTGCCTGGGCCACGGGAGCCGGAGGCGGTCGCGGCGACGGCTGCGGAGGCGGAGGCAGCGCAGGACGTGGACCGGCTGGCCGTTCGGTCCCGGACCGCCACCCTGTCGCGGCCCGAGACCCTGCTCGGGCTCGACCTCGCCCCGTACGACGGTCTGGTGGTCCTCGGCCCCGATCCCGGCGACGGGCCGGACCGGCCCGACGACTGGACGCTGGTCGCCCTGCTGGCGCTGCGGCTGCTGGAGGAACGCGCCGGAGGCCGGGAGTTACGGGTCGTCAGCGAGCTCACCGACGACCGCAACCGCCCCCTCGCACCCGTCAACCCCGGCTCCGACGTCATCGTCAGCGGCGAACTGACCGGACTGCTCATGGCGCAGATCGCGCAGAACCATCATCTGGCCCCGGTGTTCGACGAGTTGTTCTCCGCGGAGGGCAGCCGGCTCTGTCTGCGTGCGGCCGGGACGTACGTCCGCGCGGGGTGCGAGGCGACCTTCGCCACGGTCGTGGCCGCCGCCCGCGACCGCGGCGAATGCGCCATCGGCTACCGCCGTCACGACCGGCGGATGTCGGCGCCCGACTACGGGGTCCGGCTGAACCCGCCCAAGGGGGAACGGCGTGAGTGGAGTACCGGGGACCACGTGGTGGTCGTCACGACCGACCCGACCGTGCCCGGCCGGGCGGCTGGGACCGTCCGGGCCCCCGCGGCCGGGACCGCCGGGGAGGACGGGGAGGCCGGGGAAGGACGTCCGCCGGAGAGGGCCCGCCCCGAACCCGGGATCCGCTGA